A genome region from Gadus chalcogrammus isolate NIFS_2021 chromosome 7, NIFS_Gcha_1.0, whole genome shotgun sequence includes the following:
- the b4galt4 gene encoding beta-1,4-galactosyltransferase 4, which produces MGFCPSMLTASRRGKYVIVLLLCLSVLAWIATFKGDTVKALQWSPVTLRVPLTGDGSQVDLRPEGASPEGASSVRTSTALCPETSPLLHGTLKLSFEPSLTMKEVVDENSVVAGGQYQPPECQARQSVAILVPQRSREKHLLYLLHHLHPFLQRQQLHYAIYVIQQAGDATFNRAKLLNVGYLEALKDHAWDCFIFHDVDLVPENDHNLYTCDSQPKHMVVGRNATGYKLRYKGYFGGVTALTKEQFKRVNGFPNNYWGWGGEDDDLRIRVELQGMKIVRPPPEVARYTMVLHKRDSGNKVNTDRMRLLGRTPQVWRKDGLNSCSYKTLSVERQSLYVNITADIGTPPRH; this is translated from the exons ATGGGGTTCTGTCCTTCTATGCTCACGGCCTCCAGGAGAGGAAAGTATGTCATCGTCCTcttgctgtgtctctctgtgttggcGTGGATTGCCACCTTCAAGGGGGACACAGTGAAGGCCTTGCAGTGGTCCCCCGTGACGTTGAGGGTCCCACTCACAGGGGACGGCTCACAGGTGGATCTGAGACCAGAGGGAGCGTCACCAGAGGGAGCGTCGAGTGTCCGCACGTCCACGGCCCTGTGCCCGGAAACTTCTCCCCTGCTCC ATGGCACCCTGAAGCTGTCCTTCGAGCCTTCGCTGACGATGAAGGAAGTGGTAGATGAGAACAGCGTGGTAGCCGGGGGTCAGTACCAGCCCCCAGAATGCCAGGCGAGACAAAGCGTGGCCATCCTCGTCCCTCAGCGTAGCCGCGAGAagcacctcctctacctcctgcaTCACCTGCACCCTTTTCTGCAGAGGCAGCAGCTCCACTACGCCATCTACGTCATACAGCAG GCAGGCGACGCAACGTTCAACCGTGCCAAATTGCTGAACGTGGGTTACCTGGAGGCCCTGAAGGACCACGCCTGGGACTGCTTCATCTTCCACGACGTGGACCTGGTGCCCGAGAACGACCACAACCTGTACACGTGCGACAGCCAGCCCAAACACATGGTGGTGGGCCGCAACGCCACGGGCTACAA ATTGCGCTACAAAGGCTACTTCGGAGGAGTCACGGCGCTGACCAAAGAGCAGTTTAAACGAGTGAACGGTTTCCCCAACAACTACTGGGGCTGGGGAGGCGAGGACGACGACCTCCGCATCAG ggtggaGCTGCAGGGCATGAAGATCGTGCGTCCTCCGCCCGAGGTGGCGCGCTACACCATGGTGCTCCACAAGCGGGACAGCGGCAACAAGGTCAACACCGACCG GATGCGGTTGCTGGGACGAACGCCCCAGGTGTGGCGCAAGGACGGTCTGAACAGCTGCTCCTACAAGACTCTGTCGGTGGAAAGACAGTCTCTCTACGTCAACATCACGGCGGACATCGGCACGCCACCCCGACACTGA